In Aerococcus loyolae, a genomic segment contains:
- the fabG gene encoding 3-oxoacyl-ACP reductase FabG, translated as MFNDQVVVVTGAGQGIGAEIAKEFAQDGAQVVIVDFNEETAQKTAEAINESNGKAVAYQADVSDFDRAEEIIADVVEKYGKVDVLINNAGITRDASLKKMTKEQWDQVIATNLTGVFNYSKAAFIRMTAAGYGRIVNASSLAGVEGNFGQTNYSASKAGIIGMTKTIAREGAAKGVTVNAVAPGFIETPMTDAIPEEIKQNMIDGIPVKRIGYPKDIANAMKFLASPDSGYITGQLLQVNGGMNM; from the coding sequence ATGTTTAACGATCAAGTTGTTGTAGTTACTGGCGCAGGCCAAGGTATTGGTGCTGAAATCGCTAAAGAATTCGCTCAAGATGGTGCTCAAGTAGTCATTGTTGATTTCAATGAAGAAACTGCACAAAAGACAGCAGAAGCCATTAATGAAAGCAATGGTAAAGCAGTTGCTTATCAAGCAGATGTATCTGATTTCGACCGTGCTGAGGAAATCATTGCCGATGTTGTTGAAAAATACGGAAAAGTTGATGTTTTAATCAACAATGCTGGTATTACCCGTGATGCTTCATTGAAGAAAATGACTAAAGAACAATGGGATCAAGTTATTGCAACTAACCTAACAGGTGTATTTAACTATTCTAAAGCAGCATTTATTCGCATGACTGCCGCAGGGTATGGTCGTATTGTTAACGCTTCTTCCTTAGCAGGGGTTGAAGGTAACTTCGGTCAAACCAACTACTCCGCTTCAAAAGCAGGTATTATCGGTATGACTAAGACAATCGCCCGTGAAGGTGCTGCAAAAGGTGTTACCGTTAATGCCGTTGCACCTGGTTTCATTGAAACTCCAATGACCGATGCTATTCCAGAAGAGATCAAACAAAATATGATTGATGGTATTCCGGTAAAACGTATTGGTTATCCAAAAGACATTGCCAATGCAATGAAATTCTTAGCTTCACCAGATTCAGGTTATATCACTGGTCAATTACTACAAGTTAACGGTGGTATGAACATGTAA
- a CDS encoding pyridoxal-phosphate-dependent aminotransferase family protein yields MLNLCPGPTHISQAVLKAYGQAKTNPDIDHKYTQYQRQVENQISQLLHTKAVSFFMVGEALLALEAAVNSIIQPGDRVLVISNGVYGQGFQDFVNFVKAEVVLYESDWRRGINLNDLKAFLENDHDFQVATFVHCETPTGITNDIHGIGQILNSYNILSIVDSVSAIGGEYINFDQAKVDVLLGGSQKCFSAPVGLASVTLSKRAIEHMENRHSPIPSFYANFQSYLSFDDPHFDFPYTMNDQAIYAMDVAIKQAIDSDFANKHQKWAEATRQLFKEAGFELYAKDHASNTLTSVLLPESVSSLDVMKLVKDEGILITKGDGPQGERLLRIAHMGSNMEVKYFQKMYHALDKSFHHLGIKYQGELEEKFMLSDIAKNY; encoded by the coding sequence ATGTTAAACTTGTGTCCCGGACCCACTCATATCTCCCAAGCCGTTCTTAAAGCCTATGGTCAAGCAAAAACTAATCCTGATATTGACCACAAGTACACCCAATATCAACGTCAGGTTGAAAACCAGATATCACAGTTATTACATACCAAAGCTGTCTCTTTTTTTATGGTGGGTGAAGCCCTATTGGCTCTAGAAGCTGCTGTCAATTCTATCATCCAACCAGGAGACCGGGTTTTGGTGATTAGTAACGGGGTTTATGGCCAAGGTTTTCAAGACTTCGTCAACTTTGTTAAGGCAGAGGTAGTGCTCTATGAAAGTGACTGGCGCCGTGGGATTAATTTGAATGACTTAAAAGCCTTTCTAGAAAACGACCACGATTTTCAGGTGGCAACTTTCGTCCATTGTGAAACCCCCACCGGCATCACTAATGATATTCATGGCATCGGTCAAATCTTAAATAGCTATAATATTCTTTCTATAGTCGATTCAGTTTCCGCAATTGGCGGAGAATATATTAACTTTGACCAAGCTAAAGTGGATGTCTTACTAGGTGGTAGTCAAAAATGCTTTTCCGCTCCTGTAGGCCTGGCTAGTGTCACCCTTTCCAAACGTGCCATAGAGCATATGGAAAATCGTCATTCCCCTATCCCTAGCTTTTACGCCAATTTCCAATCTTATCTCAGCTTTGACGATCCGCATTTCGACTTTCCTTATACAATGAATGACCAGGCCATTTATGCCATGGATGTAGCTATTAAACAAGCAATTGACAGTGATTTTGCCAACAAGCATCAAAAATGGGCTGAAGCTACCCGACAATTATTTAAAGAAGCCGGTTTTGAACTATATGCTAAAGACCATGCCTCAAATACATTAACCAGTGTTTTACTCCCTGAATCAGTTTCAAGCCTGGATGTGATGAAATTAGTAAAGGACGAAGGTATTTTAATTACTAAAGGCGATGGTCCCCAAGGCGAAAGGCTGCTGCGAATTGCCCATATGGGAAGTAATATGGAAGTCAAATATTTTCAAAAAATGTACCACGCCCTAGACAAATCCTTTCATCATTTAGGTATAAAATACCAAGGCGAGCTAGAAGAAAAGTTTATGTTAAGTGACATTGCTAAAAACTATTAA
- a CDS encoding branched-chain amino acid transporter permease: MSFNQQLITVILLALGTALTRFIVFVVFSKNQVPPRFVTYLGKVLPAAAISLLVVYSLQSSTPLAYPYALPELIAILVTILLQAKTHRSLLSIAGGTLSYMFLVQVVFP; encoded by the coding sequence ATGAGCTTTAACCAACAGTTAATAACGGTCATTCTCTTGGCCTTGGGAACAGCCTTAACCCGTTTTATTGTCTTTGTGGTTTTTTCGAAAAATCAAGTACCTCCTCGTTTTGTCACTTATTTAGGTAAGGTTCTTCCTGCCGCTGCCATTAGCCTCTTAGTGGTTTATTCCCTACAATCAAGTACCCCCTTGGCTTATCCCTATGCCTTACCTGAACTGATTGCTATCCTAGTGACAATTTTGCTTCAGGCTAAGACCCACCGCTCTTTACTGAGTATTGCTGGCGGAACCCTATCTTATATGTTCTTAGTTCAAGTGGTTTTCCCGTAA
- the thiW gene encoding energy coupling factor transporter S component ThiW — translation MSKKSSPLILVTVAMFVAIGLVISPIFRVEGFAPTAHFVNVVCSVLLGPWYSLLNAILTAIIRMSLFSVPPLALTGQVFGAVLSGILYRLFDGSILACVIGEVIGTGIIGAIASYPVMALLLGKTGITWLFYVPSFLIATIIGGVLAYFFLVTLRQTGLLYKMQKRLGINVYDSSKKKA, via the coding sequence ATGAGTAAAAAATCAAGTCCATTGATTCTAGTAACGGTAGCGATGTTTGTGGCCATTGGGTTAGTTATTTCACCGATTTTTCGCGTGGAGGGTTTTGCCCCAACTGCCCACTTTGTTAATGTGGTTTGTTCGGTCTTATTGGGACCTTGGTATAGTTTGTTAAATGCAATTCTGACTGCAATTATCCGGATGAGTCTTTTTTCGGTGCCTCCATTAGCGCTTACTGGCCAAGTTTTTGGTGCTGTGCTTTCGGGAATACTATATCGTCTCTTTGATGGCTCTATCCTTGCCTGTGTGATTGGTGAAGTTATCGGCACAGGGATTATCGGGGCCATTGCTTCTTATCCAGTAATGGCGCTTTTATTAGGAAAAACAGGGATTACCTGGTTGTTTTATGTGCCAAGTTTTTTAATTGCAACAATTATTGGTGGTGTCTTAGCCTATTTCTTCTTAGTCACCTTACGGCAAACCGGTTTGCTTTATAAAATGCAAAAACGCCTAGGGATCAATGTTTATGATTCTTCTAAGAAAAAGGCTTAA
- a CDS encoding enoyl-CoA hydratase/isomerase family protein — protein MSVVETKVENKVGKIILRNDPLNILEMEHLQLIEDAVHEMDNNDEVSVIYFTMVMQKEGKIFSAGMDLDEMLATQEEENGIENYCKVSKRNYSCFYYAKKPVIYVYDGIVRGGGCEMSLFADYRIAGEKLNIALPEIGIGIIPGGGGTQTLQRLIGVANAKSLIYTGRPLKAEEAKEVGLVQNVFPSDSLQEEATKIAEKMAKNSPQGLQAAKRAINDGAHLPIDEALAFETEVFIDNFKTEDAAEGIKAFKEKREPNYKNR, from the coding sequence ATGTCAGTTGTTGAGACTAAAGTTGAGAATAAAGTGGGGAAAATTATTCTAAGAAATGACCCGTTAAACATCTTGGAAATGGAACACTTACAATTGATTGAAGACGCTGTTCATGAAATGGATAACAACGATGAAGTAAGTGTTATTTACTTCACAATGGTTATGCAAAAAGAAGGAAAAATCTTCTCTGCTGGGATGGATCTCGATGAAATGCTAGCAACTCAAGAGGAAGAAAACGGAATTGAAAATTACTGTAAGGTGTCTAAACGTAACTACTCCTGCTTCTACTATGCTAAAAAACCCGTAATCTATGTTTATGATGGCATTGTTCGCGGTGGTGGTTGTGAAATGTCACTCTTTGCTGACTATCGGATTGCTGGTGAAAAATTAAATATTGCCTTACCAGAAATTGGCATCGGTATTATCCCTGGTGGGGGCGGTACCCAAACACTTCAACGTTTAATTGGTGTTGCTAATGCGAAATCATTAATTTATACCGGTAGACCATTGAAAGCTGAAGAAGCTAAAGAAGTTGGCTTAGTTCAAAATGTCTTTCCATCTGACAGCCTGCAAGAAGAAGCAACTAAGATTGCTGAAAAAATGGCTAAGAACTCCCCACAAGGTTTACAAGCAGCTAAACGTGCCATTAATGATGGGGCTCACCTACCTATCGATGAAGCTTTAGCCTTTGAAACCGAAGTCTTTATTGATAACTTCAAAACTGAAGATGCTGCTGAAGGGATTAAAGCTTTCAAAGAAAAACGGGAACCTAACTACAAAAATCGTTAG
- a CDS encoding LysR family transcriptional regulator: MSNITPLVLMETIVAEGNITAAAEKLYVSQPYLSKMLSRLEGEYGLEFFTRLPRSVQITYAGERYLDHLRRKHEIDLDMLSEFDMISKNKKGKIKLGINPALGSSILPLIIPPFLDKNPEIKFEFYEEDADTIDSLIENHMIDIAFEMAPMENNAFQHHYVYSDQMYLIVPKNNPLYQEKYGSEITHFPYDIEKLDNLPLVLLPHNFGLRRLVDLFYNRKRLKQNVILETSTVYSAVGLTRKGVGATFVPVTGMSWPTFNDCNVFVFDSDIFKCDYVFSHRQDRSLAPTIVEFIRSSTDILRELSPKFTFSTNKD, from the coding sequence ATGTCTAACATAACACCCTTAGTACTCATGGAAACAATTGTAGCCGAAGGTAATATTACTGCTGCTGCAGAAAAGCTCTATGTCTCTCAACCCTATTTAAGTAAAATGTTAAGCCGTTTAGAAGGTGAATATGGATTAGAATTTTTCACCCGTTTACCGCGTTCGGTTCAAATCACTTATGCCGGTGAACGTTATTTAGACCATTTGCGCAGAAAGCATGAAATCGACCTCGATATGCTAAGTGAATTTGATATGATCTCAAAAAACAAAAAAGGGAAAATTAAACTAGGAATTAATCCGGCCCTAGGTAGTAGTATCTTGCCTTTAATTATTCCACCCTTTCTTGATAAAAATCCCGAAATTAAATTTGAATTTTATGAAGAGGATGCCGATACCATTGATTCTTTAATCGAAAATCACATGATTGATATCGCTTTTGAAATGGCTCCTATGGAAAACAATGCTTTTCAACATCACTATGTCTATAGCGACCAGATGTATTTGATTGTCCCTAAAAATAACCCACTCTACCAAGAAAAATATGGAAGCGAGATCACCCATTTCCCCTACGATATTGAAAAATTAGATAATCTCCCCCTCGTCTTACTTCCCCATAATTTTGGCTTAAGACGCTTAGTGGATTTATTTTATAATCGTAAAAGGCTAAAACAAAATGTCATTTTGGAAACTTCCACTGTCTATTCGGCAGTCGGTTTAACAAGAAAAGGAGTAGGGGCTACCTTTGTACCAGTTACAGGGATGTCTTGGCCAACTTTTAATGACTGTAACGTCTTTGTTTTTGATAGTGATATTTTTAAGTGTGACTATGTATTCTCTCATCGTCAAGATCGTTCCCTAGCACCAACCATCGTTGAATTTATTCGATCATCAACGGATATTCTTCGCGAACTCAGTCCAAAATTTACCTTCTCCACCAATAAAGATTAA
- a CDS encoding AzlC family ABC transporter permease, which translates to MKEALKFAFPKTIPIMMGYLFLSLSFGLLATSSGIHPLLTILMSLIVYGGSIQFAGINVLLGAYDPFAAFMLAVMVNARHMFYGITMLESYQSLGWKKYYSIFALSDETFSLTASVKVPDHIDKSWVYFLISLLDQLYWIIGTVLGIFLGNFISFSLRGIEFILTALFVSIFVDQWQGSANHRPQIIALATGLICLFIFGPNSFLIPAMLIIIAIFFFVFIREEEER; encoded by the coding sequence ATGAAAGAAGCGCTTAAATTTGCCTTTCCCAAAACCATCCCGATTATGATGGGTTATTTATTTTTGTCATTATCCTTTGGTTTATTAGCAACAAGTTCAGGGATTCACCCCCTGTTAACTATTTTAATGAGCCTAATTGTTTATGGGGGCTCGATTCAATTTGCCGGCATCAATGTATTATTGGGAGCCTATGATCCCTTTGCCGCTTTTATGCTGGCTGTTATGGTGAATGCGAGACACATGTTTTACGGCATTACCATGTTAGAAAGTTATCAGTCCCTAGGTTGGAAAAAATACTATAGCATTTTTGCTTTGTCTGATGAAACCTTTTCGCTGACAGCTTCGGTTAAAGTTCCCGACCATATTGATAAGTCTTGGGTCTACTTTTTGATCAGTTTATTAGACCAGCTTTACTGGATTATTGGAACAGTTCTAGGGATTTTCTTAGGAAATTTTATCAGCTTTAGCCTAAGAGGAATTGAATTTATTTTAACAGCCTTGTTTGTAAGTATTTTTGTCGACCAATGGCAAGGAAGCGCTAATCATAGGCCACAAATCATTGCTTTAGCCACTGGATTAATTTGTTTATTTATTTTTGGCCCCAATAGCTTCTTGATTCCAGCAATGTTAATTATTATTGCCATATTCTTTTTTGTTTTTATACGTGAGGAGGAAGAAAGATGA
- a CDS encoding thiolase family protein — protein sequence MLKAKNEEVVFVGAARTPVGAYLGDLKTVPVDELGVISLTEAAKRAGVAVEDIEEVIVGHVTGSQTTNNLGNIIGIDAGVKNTATGMTINRICGSGIQSAVSAAQELLFSNKSIIAAGGVESLSRAPFYLPESARYEGLKGGNKPLIDANLAGHSSASGKDSGVNHMGNTAENVARKYGITRERADQFAVESQRKAAEAMENGRFAQEIIPVEVKGRKGKVNVVEKDGHPRPGTSMESLAKLRPAFEKDGIVTAGNASGLNDGGAFEIMTTKSVAEERGLEIMARVVDYQIAGCDPAYMGLGPVQAIKDILARQEMDLKEDIDILEINEAFAAQTIGCLIELGIEEDTDFYKNHFNPHGGAVALGHPLGMSGARIITSLLYEFKNHPEYRYAIASACIGGGQGIALLLENGYYQG from the coding sequence ATGTTAAAAGCTAAAAATGAAGAAGTTGTTTTTGTCGGTGCCGCACGGACTCCTGTTGGTGCTTACCTAGGCGACTTAAAGACTGTACCAGTTGACGAATTAGGGGTGATTTCTCTTACAGAAGCTGCTAAACGTGCTGGTGTTGCCGTTGAAGACATTGAAGAAGTTATTGTGGGTCATGTCACTGGCTCACAAACAACCAATAATTTAGGTAACATTATCGGAATTGATGCAGGAGTAAAAAATACTGCAACAGGTATGACCATTAACCGTATCTGTGGATCAGGTATTCAATCCGCTGTATCAGCCGCACAGGAATTACTATTTTCCAACAAAAGTATCATTGCCGCTGGTGGGGTAGAATCTTTATCTCGTGCACCTTTCTATCTACCAGAATCCGCTCGTTATGAGGGGTTAAAGGGAGGCAACAAACCTTTAATTGATGCTAACTTAGCTGGTCATAGCTCTGCTTCTGGTAAAGATTCTGGTGTTAACCATATGGGGAATACTGCAGAAAATGTTGCTCGTAAATACGGAATTACTCGTGAACGCGCTGACCAATTTGCGGTAGAATCCCAACGTAAAGCTGCAGAAGCTATGGAAAACGGACGTTTTGCTCAAGAAATCATTCCGGTAGAAGTTAAAGGACGTAAGGGGAAAGTTAACGTCGTAGAAAAAGACGGCCATCCGCGTCCAGGAACATCGATGGAATCATTAGCTAAATTACGCCCAGCTTTTGAAAAAGATGGTATTGTTACTGCAGGTAATGCTTCTGGATTAAATGATGGTGGTGCTTTTGAAATTATGACCACCAAATCAGTTGCTGAAGAACGTGGCTTAGAAATTATGGCTCGCGTCGTTGACTACCAAATTGCTGGTTGTGACCCTGCTTACATGGGCTTAGGACCGGTTCAAGCCATTAAAGACATTCTTGCGCGTCAAGAAATGGACCTTAAAGAAGACATTGATATCTTAGAAATTAACGAAGCCTTTGCAGCTCAAACTATTGGTTGCTTGATTGAACTTGGTATTGAAGAAGATACTGATTTCTACAAGAATCATTTCAACCCACATGGTGGTGCAGTTGCTTTAGGTCACCCATTAGGCATGTCTGGCGCACGTATCATTACATCCCTATTGTATGAATTCAAGAACCATCCAGAATACCGTTACGCGATTGCTTCAGCATGTATCGGTGGTGGACAAGGTATTGCTCTCTTACTTGAAAATGGGTACTACCAAGGTTAA
- the hpt gene encoding hypoxanthine phosphoribosyltransferase has protein sequence MDNLMEEILIPQAELLKRIEELAKDIAQEYQDKNPLLVCVLKGGMPFMADLMKQMDILLEIDFMDVSSYGDAFESSGEVKIIKDLSVPAKGRHILFVEDIVDTGRTLSYLYKVLKSRQAASIKTVSLLDKPSRRKKDFQADWIGFEIPDKFVVGYGLDYKGQLRNYPNIAVLKEEVYS, from the coding sequence ATGGATAATTTAATGGAAGAAATACTTATTCCCCAAGCGGAATTATTGAAACGTATTGAAGAATTAGCTAAAGATATTGCCCAAGAGTATCAGGATAAGAATCCTTTACTTGTCTGTGTCTTAAAGGGGGGCATGCCCTTTATGGCTGATTTAATGAAACAAATGGATATCCTTCTTGAAATTGACTTTATGGATGTTTCTAGTTACGGTGATGCCTTTGAATCTAGTGGCGAAGTGAAAATAATAAAAGATTTATCGGTCCCTGCAAAAGGGCGTCATATCCTGTTTGTTGAAGATATTGTTGATACTGGGAGAACTTTAAGCTATCTGTATAAGGTTTTAAAATCCCGCCAAGCAGCTTCCATAAAAACCGTTTCTTTGTTGGATAAACCCAGTCGACGCAAAAAAGATTTTCAAGCGGACTGGATCGGCTTTGAAATTCCTGATAAGTTTGTAGTCGGTTACGGGCTAGATTATAAGGGCCAATTGAGAAACTATCCTAATATTGCTGTTTTAAAAGAAGAAGTCTATTCTTAA
- a CDS encoding acyl CoA:acetate/3-ketoacid CoA transferase, which produces MGKKKPVISSREAADLIKDNDLLATCTFGLGGLPEDLLVGVKERYEEEQHPKDITFMWSCGIGNNKPGRGADHLLADGLVKRIIAGHVGSSPGMVDKVVNNEVEAYLLPQGVFTQLYRAIAGNKPFLTKVGLQTYVDPRLEGAKATEKTTEELIELAEFGGEEWLKYPDFDIDVAFIRGSFADEKGNMNVEDETCILEQLELAMATKKKGGTVIAQVKQIVENNSLDPKSIVVPGGLIDYIVVADPEYHYQTMGTYYSPELAGKINVPVDSVKPAPLSSRKVIGRRAAMELQPDSVINLGIGTPDMVASVAQEEGVADEYVTTLEMGIWGGSAAGGLDFGASRNADASIAMANQFDFYDGNGLDLSVLGIGQIDQYGNNNVTKFGPKVPGPGGFINISQNTKNLVFVGTLTVGGKSHIEDGKLVIDEQGRGPKFLKEVEQVSFSGKYAQENDQNILYVTERAVFDLHEGKVRLIEIAPGIDLQKDVLDQMEFEPEIVEDLKEMNPDIFKEEWGGLKEIIDAKSKK; this is translated from the coding sequence ATGGGTAAAAAGAAACCAGTTATTTCAAGTCGTGAAGCAGCTGATTTAATTAAAGATAACGATCTATTAGCTACTTGTACTTTTGGTTTAGGGGGCTTGCCTGAAGACTTACTAGTAGGGGTTAAAGAACGTTACGAAGAAGAACAACATCCTAAAGATATCACTTTCATGTGGTCTTGTGGTATTGGTAACAACAAACCTGGCCGTGGCGCTGACCACTTATTAGCAGATGGTTTGGTAAAACGTATCATTGCTGGTCACGTTGGTTCTTCACCTGGTATGGTTGACAAGGTTGTTAATAACGAAGTTGAAGCCTACTTATTACCACAAGGTGTATTTACTCAACTTTATCGTGCAATTGCTGGTAACAAACCTTTCTTAACCAAAGTTGGTTTACAAACTTATGTTGACCCTCGTTTAGAAGGGGCTAAAGCGACTGAAAAAACCACTGAAGAACTGATTGAATTAGCGGAATTTGGTGGCGAAGAATGGTTAAAATATCCAGATTTTGATATTGATGTTGCCTTCATCCGTGGATCATTTGCTGATGAAAAAGGGAACATGAATGTTGAAGATGAGACCTGTATTCTTGAACAACTTGAATTAGCAATGGCAACCAAGAAAAAAGGCGGTACCGTTATTGCTCAAGTAAAACAAATTGTTGAAAACAACTCTCTAGATCCTAAGAGCATTGTGGTACCAGGTGGTTTAATTGACTATATTGTGGTAGCTGACCCAGAATATCACTACCAAACCATGGGTACCTACTACAGCCCAGAGCTAGCTGGAAAAATCAATGTTCCAGTAGACAGCGTTAAACCTGCACCACTTTCCTCACGTAAGGTCATTGGTCGTCGTGCAGCTATGGAATTACAACCTGATTCTGTGATTAACTTAGGTATTGGTACGCCTGACATGGTGGCCTCTGTTGCCCAAGAAGAAGGCGTTGCTGACGAATACGTGACAACTCTAGAGATGGGTATCTGGGGTGGTAGTGCTGCTGGTGGCTTAGACTTTGGTGCTTCACGTAATGCTGACGCATCTATTGCTATGGCTAACCAATTTGACTTCTACGATGGTAACGGTTTAGACCTTTCTGTATTAGGGATTGGACAAATTGACCAATATGGTAACAATAATGTTACAAAATTTGGTCCTAAAGTTCCTGGCCCAGGTGGATTCATCAATATTTCTCAAAACACTAAGAACCTTGTCTTTGTAGGTACTTTAACTGTTGGTGGTAAATCACACATCGAAGACGGCAAATTAGTCATTGATGAACAAGGTCGTGGACCTAAATTCTTAAAAGAAGTAGAACAAGTAAGTTTCTCTGGTAAATATGCTCAAGAAAACGACCAAAATATCTTATACGTCACTGAACGTGCTGTCTTTGACTTACATGAAGGTAAAGTTCGTTTAATTGAAATTGCACCAGGAATTGACCTCCAAAAAGATGTTCTTGATCAAATGGAATTTGAACCTGAAATTGTCGAAGACTTGAAAGAAATGAATCCTGATATCTTTAAAGAAGAATGGGGCGGCCTTAAAGAAATTATTGATGCAAAATCTAAAAAATAA
- a CDS encoding GntP family permease → MEIIGVIGIFLAIIAIIYLSVRGLNIVIAAPLATLIVILTNQMDIFGSLIGDAPSYMTGLAGFLIKNFAIFLLGAVLAQYMEKSNATVSIANWVLAKVGLDNPFIVLVAFAGIAAILTYGGISLFVVMFALVPLARPIFKKLNVNWSLLPIPLFLGMATVTMSMLPGTPSVQNAVPTTYLGTTLTAAPVLSMIGVITVVAFGLTYLKFQLNRSLAKGETFYSYLGEGESVGEEADLDAETDEENIPPILLAILPLVTLVAIILIFSDVPNIILIALTVGILLSAFLYRKYLPKQTSLLNDGANSAVPSAFATSSSVAFGSVLTSAPGFSVVQDAIMSIPGNPLIGLSVATALLGGITGSSSGALGIVMQNFAPTYLEMGIAPELIHRIAVVASAVITVVPHSGVTITFNNLTGLSLKNAFMHQFIMVNGGHLLALIAMLIASTILY, encoded by the coding sequence ATGGAAATTATTGGCGTAATCGGTATATTTCTTGCGATTATCGCAATTATTTATTTATCAGTTAGAGGATTAAACATTGTTATAGCTGCTCCTCTAGCCACATTAATTGTTATTCTAACTAACCAAATGGACATCTTTGGGTCATTAATTGGTGATGCACCTTCTTATATGACCGGTCTTGCAGGTTTCTTAATTAAAAACTTTGCGATTTTCCTATTAGGTGCAGTTCTGGCTCAGTATATGGAAAAAAGTAATGCAACTGTTTCTATCGCTAACTGGGTTTTGGCCAAAGTTGGTTTAGATAATCCCTTTATTGTGCTAGTAGCTTTCGCTGGTATTGCAGCAATATTAACTTACGGTGGGATTAGTTTATTTGTGGTTATGTTTGCCTTAGTTCCATTAGCTCGACCGATCTTTAAAAAATTAAATGTGAATTGGTCCTTATTACCTATTCCCTTATTCTTGGGAATGGCAACCGTAACCATGTCTATGTTGCCAGGGACACCTTCAGTTCAAAATGCGGTACCAACGACTTACTTAGGGACTACTTTAACAGCAGCTCCTGTGTTGAGTATGATTGGTGTTATTACTGTGGTTGCTTTTGGACTGACCTACTTAAAGTTTCAATTAAATCGTAGTCTAGCTAAAGGAGAAACTTTCTATTCTTATCTTGGTGAAGGTGAATCAGTTGGAGAAGAAGCTGATCTTGACGCTGAAACAGATGAAGAAAATATTCCTCCAATTTTATTAGCCATTTTACCTTTGGTTACTTTAGTTGCGATTATTTTAATCTTCAGTGATGTGCCAAATATTATTTTGATTGCTTTAACTGTGGGTATCTTATTAAGTGCCTTCTTATATCGGAAATATTTACCAAAACAAACTTCATTATTGAATGATGGAGCTAATAGTGCTGTACCATCAGCCTTTGCTACCTCAAGCTCAGTAGCTTTTGGATCAGTATTAACCAGTGCTCCTGGATTCAGTGTGGTTCAAGATGCGATTATGTCTATCCCGGGTAACCCATTAATTGGACTATCTGTAGCAACTGCTTTACTTGGCGGGATTACAGGTTCTAGTTCAGGGGCTCTGGGTATCGTCATGCAAAACTTTGCACCAACTTATTTAGAGATGGGAATTGCACCTGAATTGATTCACCGTATTGCAGTTGTTGCATCAGCTGTGATTACAGTGGTTCCTCATTCGGGAGTGACAATCACCTTTAACAACTTGACTGGCTTAAGTTTAAAAAATGCTTTCATGCATCAATTTATAATGGTTAACGGTGGTCACTTGCTTGCCTTAATCGCTATGTTAATTGCTTCAACAATTTTATATTAA